The genomic stretch taaacgTAGGATCATGGACGATGCTTTTCAAGGAACAGACAAGgataatcaattataattatttgtataatgaaggataataaaaggtgctttttttttctccctaacTTAAAATGAACGTTTCACTCGTACGTGACGTTCGTTTGTGCGCGAATATCtctaaaaatgtattaacgcaatttcaaatatttcaattagttTTTGGCGTTTTTAGGAACACGATACTTTGATTGGTCGGTCGTATCgaatgttttcctttttttccctcttgtCCTTGACCAGAATCTAGAAagattattttgatttatgtGATATACAAGCAAATGATGTTATCTGcgattagtaatagtaattcaGAAAAGCCGATTGGTTGggattttgtttcctttttcctctctgttttctttttctttttttttttcttccgaaAAACCTACGGTAATTTTGTCCTccatattgtaaaaatattatccctAAATCTAGTTACCATGGACTGCCATGATAAATTACTATGTATCAGTCGAATGTACATAAGGAGGTTTCCAAGATTTGGTGATGATTTCGAGTGTTTTTCTTGAAAGGAGATGATGGGAGCGATGTGTCAACGTAGAAAATGAGCGAAAGGAAATTCACACGCGGCCTGGGAAAGCCGGGTATGGCCGCACAATTACGTGAAACGGTTTCTCAGGTCGTACGCGAAAGTACCGTACAGGTAGGGGCTAACTGACGTTCTTGAACCGATACTTGCGCGCCCGATCACGCCTATCTATTTTCAGATATCCTACGATTTTCAACAATTATGCAATAATTCCTAAATTTAAGATTTTCTTGTCTTCTACCGTTATATCCTCTATGTCGatggaatttatttaaaaagatttaaagcGTTGATAATTGCattcttctattatttatttaatcttgaTTGCACTTGACAACATAACCGATCGATCGTTTCTATTATCTGTAAGAGAAAAActaatttttaatctataaaGCGTATGGGTATCTGAATCAGGCCAGATAACGCGTTTAGTTCTAAACAATGTGAATACATCGATTACaaacaaaagagaagattCTTAAGagataatttgattttaaacGCTTTTATGTACTATTCATTTCTTCGTTCAATCTATCAATTATAtctatctcatttttatttcagagTAAACCACATTTAGTCGACCCAATAGATTTTGAGAGCTTCGTgctaaagaataaaacattaTTGCAGAATGATCCGCAAAGAGAATTATTGCTTTATCCGCCGGACGATGTTTCTGTGAGTTTCTTAACTCTTTGTTAACTCTTATCTTCGTTCGTTATCTGAATCCTACATCCTTTATGtagagagataataaatagcgataattggAAATTTTTAACCTCGACTTTTCTTccaaatatcattatattttatatttattttaacaaacaTTATAACAAACAGTTTCAtacagtattatatatatattttttcatctttaaattaacttatttttttatgcagCAAGTTGTCCTACCGAGGCGTTATCGCGCTATCGTGCCTACAGCACAATATATTTCGGATAATGACGAGGAAGGCGGAAGTCTCCTGACCAAAGAATGTTTACGAAGTTACACCTCCAATTGGAATTTGATACATTACAAATATTCTGCCTACAACGGAAGTTATCTCGATTTACCCAAGTATGTCTTCAATGCGATCTATCAAAGATTATAAACTTTTCACTTTTCAAGagttacatatacgtatacacgtgTATACGCATGTACTACATGTACATCTATACACACACGTTTGTATTTTATAGAATAACAAAAGCGGATGACCTCAAGGATGAAGTATATGAAATTGATACGGAAGTGGATCAAGTCGACGAGGTAATTACTGGGAGAACGATGAAAACGTTTTATCTTATGAGACATTTTAAGGAACATCCTTTTTTAGgatttaatcaaaaataatgGGATTACGAAGGAGGGTTACTTAATGAAAGGACCTGAAATTGGAAGCTCCGATCGTATGTTTGCTCATATCGGCTcaaaatcttttaaaagacGTTTTTGCCATTTAAGACAGGAGGTCGATGGCACATACATTTtggaatttttcaaagatgAGAAAAAGGGCGAAGCTAAGTTGGCAATAGTAATGGACTTTTGTACAGAAGTTGTTAGAAATCCAAAACGTGGAAGGTATTGTTTTGAATTAAGAATGACAGGAACTCACAAGTCTTATACATTAGCGGCCGATAATGAAACAGATATGCAAGATTGGTTATCAAAGTTGAATTCTGTATTGCAACATTACAAGCAACAAGAGGAGAAACGTGCTGCATCTTTAGAAAGAACATGTAacactcctcctccttcccctcAACCAATGCAGGTAATCATTTGGACTATAAAAATCTAAATGCTCTAGTTGTTTTACTCGCATGAGAATGGACTTTTATCCATACGTATGTCGtgcgtataaaaatatttaccgtGTCGTTATTACTACATGAACATACGTCTACAGGTATATGGAACGTTGAAAGGTTTGGAACAGAGTATGAATccacaattaattaaatactcCAGGGAAACTGACACAAGTATAGCATTAGCCAGACGGGAATATAGAAAACCTTTGTTTAGTCTATATTCCAACATGTCACGTGTAAAAGCACCTACAGGAGGAAATTCTACTGAACATAATATTGATCCGTATAAGGAGCAATTTGGgcatagaatttttattaagtgTGAAACTCTTAAGTTTAGACTGCAAGCTCCAATTGATGAGAAAGAAACTCTTTGCCAAGTTGAACCGTATCAAACAACTTTATGTCTTTTTGATGCAAAGCACGGCAGGAAACTCacggaaaatttttatttcgacgtTAACCATGAAATTGTGCAAGGGATGATAAAGGAATTAAGTCCTACTAGCATTATGACAGaatctaatgaaaatataagtcTACCTGAAGAATTGAAAACTGTACCATTGGATTGGATAAAACATCCAAAGCAGGTATTTACTTCAACAGCTGCCTTTTTAGCCTATTTAATATGCGcgctaatttatatatatataagttaattatatacatatatatatatatatatatatatatatgtatatatatgtatatatatttatttatttgttctattTCCTTCTAGGCTATATTTCACGTTAGTAACCCCCATCCTGATATATTTCTTGTGGTAAGAATAGATAAGATATTACAAGGGAATATATGTCAAACTTCTGAACCATATGTAAGAACGACTAAAGATCCAAGATTAGGATTAAAAGTACACAAACAAGTTAGAGCATGTTGCCAAAGgtatttttttgattattatctcattatcttaaatatatagtttataacTATTTAATGCTTATTTTTTAGATTAGGAAATTATAGAATGCCATTTGCTTGGGCTGCCAGACCTTTATTTAGACTGTATAGTAACGAGTTGGATACTTCTCCAGACTTTCCAGCGATATATAGGCAGGAAGggaataaaatcaaagatgAAGAGTTATTAAAATTGCTTTCAGAGTATAGAAAGTAAGTATATACGTTCGTcatatagattttcttttcttattcttttttgtttttgcagACCTGAAAAACTTAGCAAATTAACCGTTATACCTGGAtggttgaaaataaaaattgaaccCATCATTGAGATACCAGAAAGTATGCCTTTTTTCGTATAAgtataatacacacacacggaCACACATTCAAATGTGCCGTTTAAATTTAACGTTTCTATATTTTCAGATACATTGTCGACATCTTTGACTCCCTTGAAACCATTTCCCATTCCACCTGTAAACGATCCAACTCTTGAAATTGCAGAATTTGAAAGTACATCTGAAAAAGATGTTCATCCCTATACTACATATGTCAATCATCTTTATGTTTATCCACAAACTTTATCTTTCGATACTCAAAAGATATTTACAAGAGCTAGAAATATTGCGTGTATCATTGAATTACGAGATGATGATGGAGAAAATGTGGAACCTTTAAGAGTATATACAACACAAgcttattactttttcttctttctttttctttttgtctatattatttatttatacatttctctATAGcttctatatatttctcatttttcctttatatatatatatatatatatatatatatatatatatatatatatatatatatatatatatatatgtacgtatagtGCATCTATGGCCGTCCAGGTACACCATTGTTGTGTGTACGAGCGTCTTGCGCAGTGTTACATCATAATGCTATTCCATCTTGGTACGAAGAAATTAAGATAAGATTACCAACAAAACTTCATTCAAAACATCACTtgctcttttcattttatcatataagCTGTgatatgaataagaaaaaggaaaatgggaTTGAAAATTGCGTTGGTTATGCTTGGGCTCCATTGTTATATAAAGGAAGGTAAGGATACAATTTTGTATATACGTCTgctctataataaaaaatacctaATTCTAAAACCTATGTAATCTATGCAGACTCAATGTAGATATGGATGCAAATGTTCAAGTTCTACCTGTTGCAACGCATTTACCACAAGGATATCTTTCTATTCAACCCCTTGGTCTAGGGAAAGGGGTAAGAGTAAGatcaaattattgattttaactTCTAATACTTGTTATGTTTCAAGATGTGGCTTTCATTTGCAATTCgctttatcataattatacaaataattacgaaaatctTGCATTATATGGAGGTTTAAATTCTATAGAAAAGTCATAGtagatgaaattttattacatttaacaaTGGAATATCATGATTTGTGGAAGAAAgccttatcttattattagcaGTGCTTGCAAAGTGCACAGAGGTTTTGAATACAAGCATGGCCATTGTGTGTTTTGACTATTTCATCATTTTAATCAGTCATCCGATAAGTGagtcaatattttaataaagattatatacctgatgtgcgcgcgcgcacacgcacgcgcacacgcacgcacacacgcgcgcacacacacacacacacacacacgcgcgcgcacacacacacacatcacaTCAATTTTTGATCACTTTAATGGACTATCACTGCATTCCAAATTGCATGAAACTAATTGTGTGTTAagtataaataacaaatttattaattgcttgctgttttatctttttacgaAAATACAAATCTCacgaatattttctatgtggttaaataaatattgatttatttaatttcagaATGCTGGCCCAGACATTACATGGATTGATTCACAAAGACCAATATTTACAGTAGCTTTTCAGTTAATATCAACGGTATTTACTCGCGATCCTCATTTATACAATCTCTTTGCTCATGCCGAACGAATTCTGGATACTAGGCCATCTGTAATGCCTTCGGATACAGAAACgtgtaaaatattgaaagcAGCGCATGCAATACAGTTGGTCACAGctattacttttcttcctactatattaaatcaattgtTCACATTATTGACGTATAATATAGGCGAAGAAGTAGGATTGTATATTATTAGGGTACTAATACACATTATAAACATGATACACGAAGCTGGTCGAAAAGAAATACTTCAGGCTTATATCAAGGTAAAAAAGTAAACTAATCTTGATTCCACAAATTTAGCATTTCATGCGtgttttatacacacacacacacacacacacacacacacacacatatgtatatatttatatataaaatgttttctatAGTTTGTCTTTCTGTCGCCATCACAAGCAACCTGCAATATGACCGTTCATGAACAATTAGGGAAATATCTGCCAATATTATTACAACCAAACAATACGGATTTCTTGGTAATTAACAAATTCATGCGTCATTCTAATTTCTTCTTTGAGATAATGATTAAAAGTATGGCACAATATCTACTTACTACTGGTAGAATAAAAGTAAGTTAATAATTTGATGTGCACTTGACAGTAAGtaagtatatacaatatttagaTCGTTGTGAAAATTAATGTTAACGTTTGCAAACATTTTTTCAGATGCAtagaaatgaaagattttCGAAAGAGTATCATGAACGCATTAAGCATCTATTAGATGTAATTATgccatatataataaataagtacaaaGAAATGCCGGTTGAAACGcacgaattaaataaaagccTTGCTCAATTGTTAAAGGTACTTtaaacattgtttaaatagaaactttaaataatgataataattgtaaatcgacaatatattatgtatttatttaatagcATTGCCTCACGTTCATGGATCGTGGTTTCGTTTTCCGTTTGATCAACTCATACGTGGATAAATTTTCTCCTGGAGATCCACGCACTCTACatgattttaaatttacatttctTCAAATCATTTGTTCTCACGAGcattatatatctttcaattTACCAATGATGCAGTCCCGTATTTCACCTAGAGGTAAGAGATTAAAGATTCGGgtaaaattttacgaatatttttaaattttgtaaaataataactttattccTTGCTTAGAAAATACTGAGAAAGAGCCAGAATGTAATGGTATGTTAAGACAATATTCATGTACTCCCATCTTTATTGTGGTTTCTTATTGTAGCCATAGTGAGTGGGAGTAGTATAcagttcttctctttttcatcacCATTAATaagtagataaaaatatttgtcacgattctttcttattgaatagttttattaatcattacatTATGCGTGATAGGTTTTCTGTATTATAATAAGTTTATAAACTGTTCTTCATTAAGCGCATGACacggatatataataatatattagccttatttgaattattcatattatttacagACTTGATGAATGAATACTGTTTATCAGAAGATTTTTGTAAGCATCATTTTTTGGTTGGCTTATTACTCCAAGAAATCAAAATATCTCTCAATGAAATAATGCAAATTCGAAAGGTAGCCATAACTACATTAAGAGATCTCTTGGCTAAGCACGAACTCGATGATAGATATCAAAATAAGGTTTTTAATTGCAACGTTTACTTTGTTCTAATTTCTAATtggatatattgttattattgtcattattaattaaagttgcatatttttaaatgacagGGACAATTGAGCAGGATAGCATCCATTTATATACCATGGTTAGAGATAGTATTGGAAAATTTGGTGCGTTTACAATCTGTACACGACAGTTCTAAAGCGGAAAATAAACACAATGACATAAATCGAATATCAACTAGCAGTTCCTTTTTGGCAACTAAGGATATCGCTAATAGTACTATAACAGCAGGCACTCCCAAGTCCATTCACAGGTCTGATCAGAAGAATCATGTTTGATCAATTgcaaaatgatattatcgttactgttgtcattgttgtactatgatgatgatattacagaataattaattatttatagacTTACGTTAAATTTGGATACGCAATCTCCAATCAGAGCGTCTATACATCTACGAGATTCTACATATTTTGCTGCTATTGCTGGACAAGGTTTGGTCAATGGCTATTCTTGTACCAGTATAGAATCAGATACATCAACAATGTCAGGTGCCTCACAGTCGAATATATCACAAGAAACAGCAATTATTCGCGAGTCTGTAGAAAATGGTATAAGCGATAAAAAAAGGCATTCTCGTTCTTTGAGCGTTACACAGGCTTCGCCCAGATGTGATAAATTACAATCCTCCGAAGTCAAGGATATAttgctttgttttttatttgtgaTCAAATATTTAGGCGATCATCAAGTTATTGCATGGTGGCAACAGTGCAGTGATTCCGAGATATTGAGTTTTTTTACTGTAATTGAGTAAGTCACTTTAATgatctcatttcttttctttctttctttctttctttctttctttctttctctttctttctttctttcttttttttttttcttttcttttctttccttttttctttttcgttacaAGAAATCattcaataaatatctttttctcgttttcctttcttcagAATAAGTCttcatcattttaaatatattggtAAAAGACAAATAGCtgcaaatataacaaataattctgGGAAACCACGTACGGTAAAGGCAATGACATTGCCAGCCAGAATGGCACCACCAGATTTCACGACTGAAAGTCCAACTACTGGTACACTGCAACCACACAATACTGTTACTAGAGAGAATCTCATTGAAAGCGACAGTGGTAAAATGTATCAGGCTTTATTAGAGGCAAATATGGCTACAGAAGTTGGTCTTATAGCACTTGACTGTCTAGGCCTCTTTTGTATTCATTTTAAGGTATAAATTCTTCTATTTATGTATCTGCTTATGTTGTGCATATAATGTTGCatcaattaacaataacaatgatattttatttacttttcgtaTAGGACGCACTTTTAGCAGATGATGGAGAAAATCCAATAATGCAAAAATTGTtcaatatctatctatcctttcTACAAGTCGGTCAATCGGAGACATTGCTACGTCACGTGTTTGCCGGATTTCgagcatttttaaataattattctattgcTCTGTTTCAAGGTTTGCGTCgcatatgttaataataattgtgaataacaattaatttatattccaataaatattttcaggtAATGCTGCGCTTTGTGGGCGATTATGTTATGAATTATTAAGATGTTGCAATAGTAAACTTAGTTCTATTAGACAAGAATCATGTGCTTTATTATATCTGCTTATGAGAAGTAATTTTGAATTTACCAGTAGAAAAGGATTAACGAGAGTGCATTTACAGGTGATATtatgtttgaaaaatatttttcaaattaacaaCATTTATCATACTTTATCcccttttatttatcttttacagGTAATAATCTCGGTTTCACAAATGCTTGGAAATGTTATTGGTTTGAATAATTCAAGATTTCAAGAATCATTGTCATTGATAAATAGTTATGCTTCTTCTGATAAAGTGATGAAGGGTACTGGTTTTCCAGTTGAAGTTAAAGATTTGAATAAAAGAATTCGAACAGTTTTAATGGCAACAGCACAAATGAGGGAACATAACAATGATCCTGAGATGCTTGTCGATTTGCAACATAGTTTGGCCAATTCTTATGCCAGTACACCCGAATTGAGGCATACTTGGCTCGAAACTATGGCTAGAAATCATGCGAGAGATGGAAATTATTCCGAGGTATTTATGTTACTCCAATCGtgttttgtatatacatacctgcgtatatgcaaatatatacTCACACGCACTATACACGAGGCAactataaatgattaataagcATATTCTCCTCCGTAGGCGGCTTGTTGTCAATTACATATTGCAGCATTAATGGcagaatatttgaaattgaaGAAAGTTCATAGATGGGGTGCAGAGGCTTTTGACAATATTTCCGTGAATATTTCTAGAGACGAGCGTAGTCTTAAGCTCGATGCTGGTGAGATTTGTATGTCTTCTTGCACATGTTTGTATtgtatattaaagaaattctataTCGATTTATCTCAAAGTTTTTAGAGCGTGCATTtgataaacgttatattcttttatctaaACATTAATACGCAGGTTTACGTTAATCCTGACAATTTGCATAAAAGAGATTATCTATCTTTGTACGCATTTaacattaattgaaaataatattactatccttTCTACAGGCGTTCAAGATATTCATTACACGGAATATTTATTGCTAGAGCAGTTGGAGCTTTGTGCTGAAATGTTGGAAAAAGCAGAACGTTTTGAGTTACTCGGACATTTGTATCGTTTAATAGTTCCTatgtacgaagaaaaaagaaattatgagGCTTTAGCAAATTGTTATACGCATTTAGCGCAAGCTTGCAATAAAATTGTCGAAGTCACCAAGTCCGGCAAACGGCTCCTTGGGAGATTTTATAGAATTGCATTTTTTGGATCGGTAAGCGTCATTGATTCACCATTTATCCACTTATTActcatttcaataatttattttactccaatagattatttatagaattatttattattctaggCATATTTCGAAGAGGAAAATGGccaagagtatatatataaggaaccTAAAGTGACGTCATTGTCAGAAATTTCAGAACGTCTTCATCATTTATATTCAGAGAAATTTGGTTCGGAAAATGTCAAGATGATAATGGATTCCATACCCGTCAATGTCGCCGAATTAGATTCAAAAATAGCATACATTCAAGTGACTCATGTAACTCCGTACTttgataaaatagaattagaTACTCGTCAAACGGAATTTGAACAAAATCACAATGTATCTTGTTTCATGTTCGAAACTCCATTTACGAAAGATGGACGGGCGAGGGGAAATCCTGAAGATCAATGGAAGAGAAGGACTATTTTAACGAGTACGAGCATAAATTTTTGTCCATATAATGCCAATGAATCATGTTATATACCATACGTAAGGCATATTAAacgttactttttatttatagcaCAATATTCCTTTCCGTACATAAAAAAACGTATATTAGTGATCGAGAAGAGAATAATGGAACTTGGCCCCATCGAAGTAGCTTTAGATGAAATGAGACAACGCGTTCAAGAATTGGAGGATGTGGCTTTAATAGCTCCAACTGATGTAAAAAAACTTCAATTGCGATTACAAGGAAGCATTTGCGTGACAGTAAATGCTGGTCCACTTGCTTATGCCTCTGCATTCTTAGACCCAGCGCTTTCTCCGCAATATCCTGATGATAAAGTTGAAGAGTTAAAGGATGTTTTtaggtaattttattatataagaatatctttttttctcatatcatgtattatgtataataatgtgttatcgtttttctctcttttcttttcctttcttttcttttttttttcttttctcctcttttctttctttttctcttcttctttttccagggaatttgtaaaaatatgttataCAGCCTTGCAGATCAACAGTAAATTAATTACTCCCGATCAGCATGAATATCAGGAAGTATTACGCGAAAATTATCAAAAGCTTTGCCAAAGCTTGTCATCGTTATTGGGTGAACCTATATGGTCGGACGAACAAGTTGGAAGCTTTAAACGTAACAGTGCTGCTCTCTTTAGTGTCATTAGTGGTGCTAATAGTCACACGAGTACAGCCTAAGCCATGAGACTGATGTCTTATGTCTCTTGAAGTCCTTTCTGTAATCGCATTATAaagtatctatataaaataacattatacgtatatacatatatatatatatatatatatatatatatatatatatatatatataatatgaaagaatatatcatattaaatacaatacaataagTATTCACATAGTTTCATTATGCtcgaaatatacatatatacgtacgtacgtacgtacgtacgtacacacacacacacacacacacatgtatcatgatttattaatgattaactTGGCCACTTTTTATACAacagaaattcttttttaaattttacattagatagaaatgtttaaacaaCAATATGTGCGAGGAATCGCGCACCAATATTGCAATGAAACAGTAAAATTAGTGGTATTATTCTGACGAGATTTAAGGCTGACTATGATAAGTTATATCAGCTcattttagaaaagagaagtggctatatttaaatattttatttgtgtcCTTATCATTTAGATTAGCATActcgttaaatatataaaatgcaatCTTTATCTTATTAATGTGTCATTGTCGTACAATTGTTGagttaataactattataccAATGCACTCACTGccacttttttaatatacgtaatatttgTGCATAACGATTTAACTAAGTGTCAATTGTAAATTCACTTTAAGTGTAAAGAGAATGGATCAATTTTTACCATCCATTTTCTATTAGTATGTACTTCCAAAGTGCAAAGtctaactttaataatatgtaatacgtatatacaattatatatatatatatatatatatatatatatatgtatatgtatatatatgtatatatatatatatatatatacacacacacagacacacacacacgtatacatatatagacacacacataagagcttttatttattaagattaaAATAAGATATCTCATACATTGTTAGATACGAGTATATatgaataacgatagtaaaacaGATTATGAAACACGCTGGAAaacatttattcattaatcgtgcaaaaatttatgatttatatgtTTGTACTTCTTGAACGTACAAATTGATTTGTacatgtataatttatttcgtatgcatgcatattgtataaatgagatctttaatataataagtttACGCTCGTattgatataagaaaataatagaaaaagaaggatatatCTAAT from Vespa crabro chromosome 6, iyVesCrab1.2, whole genome shotgun sequence encodes the following:
- the LOC124424562 gene encoding dedicator of cytokinesis protein 9 isoform X5; this translates as MSERKFTRGLGKPGMAAQLRETVSQVVRESTVQSKPHLVDPIDFESFVLKNKTLLQNDPQRELLLYPPDDVSQVVLPRRYRAIVPTAQYISDNDEEGGSLLTKECLRSYTSNWNLIHYKYSAYNGSYLDLPKITKADDLKDEVYEIDTEVDQVDEDLIKNNGITKEGYLMKGPEIGSSDRMFAHIGSKSFKRRFCHLRQEVDGTYILEFFKDEKKGEAKLAIVMDFCTEVVRNPKRGRYCFELRMTGTHKSYTLAADNETDMQDWLSKLNSVLQHYKQQEEKRAASLERTCNTPPPSPQPMQVYGTLKGLEQSMNPQLIKYSRETDTSIALARREYRKPLFSLYSNMSRVKAPTGGNSTEHNIDPYKEQFGHRIFIKCETLKFRLQAPIDEKETLCQVEPYQTTLCLFDAKHGRKLTENFYFDVNHEIVQGMIKELSPTSIMTESNENISLPEELKTVPLDWIKHPKQAIFHVSNPHPDIFLVVRIDKILQGNICQTSEPYVRTTKDPRLGLKVHKQVRACCQRLGNYRMPFAWAARPLFRLYSNELDTSPDFPAIYRQEGNKIKDEELLKLLSEYRKPEKLSKLTVIPGWLKIKIEPIIEIPENTLSTSLTPLKPFPIPPVNDPTLEIAEFESTSEKDVHPYTTYVNHLYVYPQTLSFDTQKIFTRARNIACIIELRDDDGENVEPLRCIYGRPGTPLLCVRASCAVLHHNAIPSWYEEIKIRLPTKLHSKHHLLFSFYHISCDMNKKKENGIENCVGYAWAPLLYKGRLNVDMDANVQVLPVATHLPQGYLSIQPLGLGKGVRNAGPDITWIDSQRPIFTVAFQLISTVFTRDPHLYNLFAHAERILDTRPSVMPSDTETCKILKAAHAIQLVTAITFLPTILNQLFTLLTYNIGEEVGLYIIRVLIHIINMIHEAGRKEILQAYIKFVFLSPSQATCNMTVHEQLGKYLPILLQPNNTDFLVINKFMRHSNFFFEIMIKSMAQYLLTTGRIKMHRNERFSKEYHERIKHLLDVIMPYIINKYKEMPVETHELNKSLAQLLKHCLTFMDRGFVFRLINSYVDKFSPGDPRTLHDFKFTFLQIICSHEHYISFNLPMMQSRISPRDLMNEYCLSEDFCKHHFLVGLLLQEIKISLNEIMQIRKVAITTLRDLLAKHELDDRYQNKGQLSRIASIYIPWLEIVLENLVRLQSVHDSSKAENKHNDINRISTSSSFLATKDIANSTITAGTPKSIHRLTLNLDTQSPIRASIHLRDSTYFAAIAGQGLVNGYSCTSIESDTSTMSGASQSNISQETAIIRESVENGISDKKRHSRSLSVTQASPRCDKLQSSEVKDILLCFLFVIKYLGDHQVIAWWQQCSDSEILSFFTVIEISLHHFKYIGKRQIAANITNNSGKPRTVKAMTLPARMAPPDFTTESPTTGTLQPHNTVTRENLIESDSGKMYQALLEANMATEVGLIALDCLGLFCIHFKDALLADDGENPIMQKLFNIYLSFLQVGQSETLLRHVFAGFRAFLNNYSIALFQGNAALCGRLCYELLRCCNSKLSSIRQESCALLYLLMRSNFEFTSRKGLTRVHLQVIISVSQMLGNVIGLNNSRFQESLSLINSYASSDKVMKGTGFPVEVKDLNKRIRTVLMATAQMREHNNDPEMLVDLQHSLANSYASTPELRHTWLETMARNHARDGNYSEAACCQLHIAALMAEYLKLKKVHRWGAEAFDNISVNISRDERSLKLDAGVQDIHYTEYLLLEQLELCAEMLEKAERFELLGHLYRLIVPMYEEKRNYEALANCYTHLAQACNKIVEVTKSGKRLLGRFYRIAFFGSAYFEEENGQEYIYKEPKVTSLSEISERLHHLYSEKFGSENVKMIMDSIPVNVAELDSKIAYIQVTHVTPYFDKIELDTRQTEFEQNHNVSCFMFETPFTKDGRARGNPEDQWKRRTILTTQYSFPYIKKRILVIEKRIMELGPIEVALDEMRQRVQELEDVALIAPTDVKKLQLRLQGSICVTVNAGPLAYASAFLDPALSPQYPDDKVEELKDVFREFVKICYTALQINSKLITPDQHEYQEVLRENYQKLCQSLSSLLGEPIWSDEQVGSFKRNSAALFSVISGANSHTSTA